The sequence TGTCCAGCAGCCACCGGTCGGCCGGCCGGCCCCGGTCGGCGATGCCGAACTTCCGGGCGATGGACTGCTCGTAGGACGTGGGGCCTTCCACCTGCTCGGTGTCCGGCTCCAGCGCGAGGTCGAGGATCTCCTCCTTCTCGCCGCGGAACATCGCCAGTACCCGGTGCGAGGGCAGCTCGGTGAACGGCTCCGCGAAGTCGAAGTAGTCGGCGAACTTCGCGCCGGCCTCCTCCTTGCCCTCGCGCACCTTGGCCGCGACCTGCCCCCGTGACCACATCCGTTCGCGCAGCTCACCGATCAGATCGGCGTCCTCGCTGAACCGCTCGGTCAGGATGGCCCGCGCGCCCTCCAGGGCGGCGGCCGGATCGGCGACCCCCTTGTCGGTGTCCACGAACGCCGCGGCCGCCGCGGCCGGCTCCACCGAAGGGTCGGTCAGCAGCCCGTCGGCCAGCGGCTCCAGGCCCGCCTCCCGGGCGATCTGCGCCTTGGTGCGCCGTTTGGGCTTGTACGGGAGGTAGATGTCCTCCAGGCGCGCCTTGGACTCCGCGCCCCGGATCTGCGCCTCCAGGGCGGCGTCCAGTTTGCCCTGGGACCGTACGGATTCCAGGATCGCGGTCCGGCGCTCCTCCAGCTCCCGCAGATAGCGCAGCCGCTCTTCGAGCGCACGCAGCTGCGCATCGTCGAGCATCTCGGTGGCTTCCTTGCGGTAGCGCGCGATGAACGGGACGGTCGACCCGCCGTCGAGCAGTTCGACCGCGGCCTTGACCTGCCGCTCCTTGACGCCGAGTTCCTCGGCGATCCTCGCTTCGAGGGACCCGAGAGGCCCGGTGGACACAGTGGATGCCGTCACGTTGATCCTGCCCCGCCTTCCAGCGCTTGCTTGAGCCTGCATTGTGCCGGGTGCCGGGCCGCGGTGTCGCACCGCCCGGCCGTGCGCGCCGGGGTGTGAGAAGGCGCACCCACACCCCGGCGGCGAGCCTTCAGGCCCCGGTCCGCCGCGCGGCCCGGCCCCGGCTCACTTGCCGAACATCTCCGCGGGGAACGCCCCGGCGCTCACCGCGGCGGCGGTGAAGCCGGTGGCCAGTTCGGTCAGACGGGCCACGCCCTCGGCGCCCAGGTGCTCGTACGGGCCGCGGTCCAGCCGGTCGGTGTGGCGTTCGAGGTCCTTGCGCAGCTGGACGCCGGCCTCGGTCAACTCGCCCTCGGCGTCCAGGAGGCCACGCGACCGCAGCCGCTCCTGTGCGGCCTGCCAGTCCTCCGGCGCCCAGCCCCGGGTCGCCATGACGCCCTGATAGCTCATGCCGCGCCCGCTGGCGGTGTGCGTGACCAGCGCCTCCAGCCCGTCGAGTTCGGCGTCCAGCAGCGCCAGCAGATGCCCGTCGCCCCGGTGCTCGCGCAGCAGCGTCGCGGCGTGCCAGAAGGCCATGTGCGGGGCGTCCGGTACGGGCAGATCGGCGTGTGCGGCGTACAGCGGGCGGGCCTGGCGGGCGCAGCCCTCGGTGGCCCGCAGCGCCAGTTCGGCGGCCTCCGCCATCTCCGGGGAGTCGAGCGCCGCATCGCCGAGCAGCCGGCGCAGGGTGGCGTCGGCCGCGCGCAGCCGGGCCTCCAGTACGGCCTCCGGCGTGGTGACCGTCCAGACGTGCGGCACATGCTGTGCGATGAGGTCGTGGTGGAAGTTGTAGAAGGTGGCCGTGATGGTGCCGGGACCCACCGCGCCCAAGGCGGCGCCCCGTGCGGCGAAGTAGGCGGCCCGGCGGTTCTCGATGCCGGCCTTGGCCAGCTCCTCGCCGAACTCCGGCGCGAAGTAATGCGTCGAGTGGTACGGGTTGACGACGTTGTGACACTGGCGTCCGGCGTTCTCGGGCAGTGCGCTCGTAGAGGTCATACGAGCAGGTTACCGACCGCTCGGTATGGGCGCGCCGCGGCCCCGGCCCCGTCCCTTCCCACCCGTACGTCGGCATGGCAGAAAAGGTGGGAAATTCGTCATTGCCGCCATCGTCACCGCTCTCCAGGATGGAGACATGGAACAGCGCGATGTGCTGGTCGTCCTCTTCGACGGCCTGCAGAGTCTCGATGTGAGCGGACCGGTCGAGGTCCTCAGCGGCGCCGCCCTCACGGCCCCGGGCGCGTACCGGATCCGTACGGCGAGCCCCGACGGCGCCCCGGTCCGGGCCTCCAGCGGGCTGACGCTC is a genomic window of Streptomyces gilvosporeus containing:
- a CDS encoding SCO6745 family protein, producing the protein MTSTSALPENAGRQCHNVVNPYHSTHYFAPEFGEELAKAGIENRRAAYFAARGAALGAVGPGTITATFYNFHHDLIAQHVPHVWTVTTPEAVLEARLRAADATLRRLLGDAALDSPEMAEAAELALRATEGCARQARPLYAAHADLPVPDAPHMAFWHAATLLREHRGDGHLLALLDAELDGLEALVTHTASGRGMSYQGVMATRGWAPEDWQAAQERLRSRGLLDAEGELTEAGVQLRKDLERHTDRLDRGPYEHLGAEGVARLTELATGFTAAAVSAGAFPAEMFGK